The following are encoded together in the Manduca sexta isolate Smith_Timp_Sample1 chromosome 22, JHU_Msex_v1.0, whole genome shotgun sequence genome:
- the LOC115453108 gene encoding gem-associated protein 5 isoform X2 produces METILLPSPNWFHVAILAVSKDGWVVYGGPNKSLCVLEPLQKNKDLTIDDDQCYKAHVVLKAHPEKIVSVDISPDWARKRCFIAGSTDGSVKQWALEGSGKDIKVKPVQSHDFHYLEKEDVAGVGYSLGSFAITVGSYGNIVKWDLQSNVVKSNAHFLKNFRPVCMACSPHVPLCAAVGTKQGVIFVLDFSGPGKVMYKVRGQDEEIVNISWCPMLKVTIKKTYKESPGEDTLSFTSDFDTTDIEVADKVDNVENKGAQSVAAANPLEASGVIKNLPDDSFDDAVVVEEDLFDKYKDHEADEFGHKKYEPEEIVVKIKEKAPEGDYLSECLKLKEDILQKKKQEEQTIHSLVEAMDKTHVDSEKEPGTSKSKVTQVRKSQTVWKTTTFGHKHMLASVGKFGGVRIWSRTGKLVANCAVPVNSSKAHRSKAPNWPTLLWYKPNCLLVADGKSDLLEINPLVIDAKNKLEWKHVHSLHKRGLYCIASQAPRIQGPTEAHWPVWTVSQDRNLIKFDMKTKNPIATYGSCGGYIYKIEACPYDAGKIAVSVGDGAVRVWQTDTLENDDSKLGPGKLTTHWQNVQGKVLKLAWHPIRENMLAFSTAEARVGIIDTSGKNEKPAKALLPALRGGVYSLCWGDGFNLYACGGGELVIYQADKKDQFPTHVNVVVEGQRWDLSEVQWRARGLVVGSGTGAVAVLSAATPHTLLAVAFPFTKMIYTIDWHPQQISTSNEESPFKNLIAVCSLDKQGDIVILEFCDNEDTKELKKLKTLSAHKAPVHDITWSPHRDAQLLSSSADGTYKVWDVAEGVVSHVLVGPCASALCATWSSFPAQAHAVLTGGSDYSLRLWDIRNYPAEAFDDSQYPQLLLKKDKKKLKDKREMRKKEEYIVEPEEQIAATLDTKVKSSRKYLLPTISRQMNNGKIDGARRVFKNYMAKQEGRVYVPGAHDKQEYDLEYLKIFGSMKDVNDVLDNEMERHLETGNLEPWIILSIFRGHIEDMIQFASQRDMLCPYLLSIAPCVSFKYWKDATQLYLTQIDRLVARGEEERLSENRTYGGPVFRKVATLLSVHDVRGAVAALMDARLYREAYLLCRIRFMDSIAEETLQQWAEAVDYAGNTIQAAVCYLVLGNLKQAVITLSKTNIPDCLALAADLAKVTGQTLFADHIEKKVQIEKLQISANSGTDDTTEDTLQELPLRVELFLVAGNNEGDSESVTNEDSGLDE; encoded by the exons ATGGAAACTATATTGTTACCATCACCGAACTGGTTTCACGTTGCAATACTAGCGGTTAGTAAGGATGGGTGGGTCGTATATGGAGGACCAAATAAAAGTCTTTGTGTTTTGGAACCTCTACAAAAGAATAAGGATTTAACAATAGATGATGACCAATGTTACAAAGCTCACGTTGTCCTCAAAGCGCATCCAGAGAA GATTGTCAGTGTAGATATATCTCCTGACTGGGCCCGGAAAAGATGTTTTATTGCTGGCAGTACAGATGGAAGTGTCAAACAATGGGCTCTAGAAGGTTCAGGCAAGGATATCAAAGTCAAGCCTGTACAGAGCCATGATTTTCACTATCTTGAGAAGGAG GATGTTGCGGGAGTTGGCTACAGCTTGGGATCATTTGCAATAACCGTTGGTAGCTATGGTAATATTGTTAAATGGGATCTGCAATCCAATGTGGTGAAGTCAAACGCCCACTTTCTGAAAAACTTTAGGCCAGTCTGCATGGCGTGTTCCCCACATGTGCCTTTATGTGCGGCCGTGGGGACAAAACAGGGCGTCATATTTGTGCTAGACTTCAGCG GTCCTGGTAAAGTAATGTATAAGGTACGTGGCCAAGATGAAGAAATAGTCAACATTAGTTGGTGTCCAATGCTCAAGGTTACTATTAAGAAAACATATAAAGAATCTCCAGGTGAAGATACATTGAGCTTCACAAGTGATTTTGACACAACTGATATTGAAGTTGCTGATAAAGTAGATAATGTTGAAAACAAAGGCGCACAATCAGTAGCAGCTGCAAATCCTCTAGAAGCATCTGGAGTAATAAAGAACCTTCCAGATGATAGCTTTGATGATGCTGTTGTGGTGGAAGAGGACTTGTTTGATAAGTACAAGGATCATGAGGCAGATGAGTTTGGACACAAGAAATACGAACCAGAAGAAattgtagttaaaataaaagagaaagcTCCAGAAGGAGACTACTTATCTGAATGTTTGAAGCTGAAAGAAGATATATTGCAGAAAAAGAAACAAGAAGAACAAACAATACATTCTTTGGTTGAGGCTATGGATAAAACGCATGTAGATAGTGAGAAGGAACCTGGCACATCCAAGAGTAAAGTGACACAAGTTCGTAAATCTCAGACAGTGTGGAAAACAACCACTTTTGGGCACAAACATATGCTGGCTTCAGTTGGTAAATTTGG GGGAGTACGGATTTGGTCAAGGACTGGTAAATTAGTAGCAAATTGTGCGGTGCCAGTGAACTCTAGCAAGGCTCACAGGAGCAAGGCGCCGAACTGGCCCACGCTGCTGTGGTACAAACCTAACTGCCTTCTAGTAGCTGACGGGAAAAGCGATCTGTTGGAAATCAATCCTCTTGTTATTGATGC taaaaacaagTTAGAATGGAAACATGTGCATTCCTTGCACAAACGTGGGCTGTATTGCATAGCATCGCAGGCGCCTCGAATCCAGGGGCCGACGGAAGCCCACTGGCCAGTGTGGACCGTGTCCCAGGACAGGAATCTTATAAAGTTCGACATGAAAACTAAAAATCCGATTGCTACGTACGGATCTTGTGGCGGGTACATCTATAAGATAGAGGCGTGCCCGTATGACGCTGGCAA AATTGCGGTGAGCGTCGGCGACGGTGCGGTGCGAGTGTGGCAGACGGACACGCTGGAGAACGACGACTCCAAGCTCGGCCCCGGCAAGCTCACCACACACTGGCAGAACGTGCAGGGCAAGGTGCTCAAACTCGCCTGGCATCCAATCAGGGAGAACATGCTGGCGTTCTCCACTGCTGAAGCTAGG GTGGGTATCATCGACACGAGCGGTAAGAACGAGAAGCCGGCGAAGGCGCTGCTGCCCGCGCTGCGCGGCGGCGTCTACTCGCTGTGCTGGGGCGACGGCTTCAACCTCTACGCCTGCGGGGGCGGCGAGCTCGTCATCTACCAGGCCGACAAGAAGGACCAGT TCCCGACGCACGTGAACGTGGTGGTGGAGGGCCAGCGGTGGGACCTGAGCGAGGTGCAGTGGCGCGCGCGCGGGCTGGTGGTGGGCAGCGGCACGGGCGCCGTGGCCGTGCTGTCCGCCGCCACGCCGCACACACTGCTCGCCGTCGCCTTCCCCTTCAC TAAAATGATCTACACGATCGACTGGCACCCGCAGCAAATATCCACTTCTAACGAGGAGTCGCCGTTCAAGAATCTCATCGCTGTGTGTTCCCTAGACAAGCAGGGGGATATTGTCATTTTGGAATTTTGTGACAATGAAG ATACGAAAGAGTTGAAGAAGTTGAAGACGCTGTCGGCCCACAAGGCGCCCGTGCACGACATCACCTGGAGCCCACACCGCGACGCGCAGCTGCTGTCCTCGTCGGCTGACGGcacttataag GTGTGGGATGTGGCCGAGGGCGTGGTGTCGCACGTGCTGGTGGGTCCGTGCGCGTCGGCGCTGTGCGCCACGTGGAGTTCGTTCCCGGCGCAGGCGCACGCCGTGCTCACCGGCGGCAGCGACTACTCGCTGCGGCTCTGGGACATTCGCAACTACCCCGCTGAGGCATTCGACG ATTCCCAATACCCTCAACTGCTTCTAAAGAAAGACAAAAAGAAGCTGAAAGATAAGCGAGAAATGAGGAAGAAAGAAGAGTACATAGTAGAGCCAGAGGAGCAGATCGCCGCCACGCTAGACACGAAAGTGAAGTCTTCCAGGAAATATTTGCTTCCAACCATTTCCAGGCAAATGAACAATGGAAAGATTGACGGGGCGCGGCGGGTGTTCAAGAACTACATGGCCAAGCAAGAGGGACGCGTGTACGTGCCAGGGGCCCACGATAAACAAGAATACGActtggaatatttaaaaatatttggcagTATGAAAGACGTCAACGATGTGTTGGATAATGAGA tgGAACGTCACTTGGAGACAGGCAACCTCGAGCCGTGGATCATCCTTTCTATATTCCGCGGCCACATCGAGGACATGATCCAGTTCGCGAGCCAGCGCGACATGCTGTGCCCTTATCTGCTCAGCATAGCGCCCTGTGTCTCATTCaa gtattGGAAGGACGCCACACAGCTATATCTGACTCAAATAGACCGTCTGGTAGCCAGAGGCGAAGAAGAGAGGCTTAGTG AGAACCGTACGTACGGCGGTCCTGTGTTCCGCAAGGTGGCGACGCTGCTGAGCGTGCACGACGTGCGCGGCGCGGTGGCCGCGCTCATGGACGCGCGCCTCTACCGCGAGGCCTATCTGCTCTGCAGGATCAG ATTCATGGACAGTATCGCTGAAGAGACGCTACAGCAGTGGGCAGAAGCAGTTGACTATGCAGGAAATACCATTCAGGCAGCTGTTTG TTACCTGGTGCTTGGAAATTTAAAACAGGCGGTAATAACTCTCAGCAAGACAAACATCCCAGATTGTTTAGCCCTAGCAGCCGACTTAGCTAAAGTGACCGGCCAGACCCTGTTTGCAGACCACATTGAGAAGAAAGTGCAAATTGAGAAACTTCAAATAAGTGCAAATTCAGGAACCGATGATACCACTGAGGACACACTGCAAGAGTTGCCATTAAGGGTTGAACTATTCTTGGTTGCTGGCAATAATGAGGGTGACAGTGAATCTGTCACTAATGAGGACTCCGGTCTTGATGAATAG
- the LOC115453108 gene encoding gem-associated protein 5 isoform X1, whose product METILLPSPNWFHVAILAVSKDGWVVYGGPNKSLCVLEPLQKNKDLTIDDDQCYKAHVVLKAHPEKIVSVDISPDWARKRCFIAGSTDGSVKQWALEGSGKDIKVKPVQSHDFHYLEKEDVAGVGYSLGSFAITVGSYGNIVKWDLQSNVVKSNAHFLKNFRPVCMACSPHVPLCAAVGTKQGVIFVLDFSGPGKVMYKVRGQDEEIVNISWCPMLKVTIKKTYKESPGEDTLSFTSDFDTTDIEVADKVDNVENKGAQSVAAANPLEASGVIKNLPDDSFDDAVVVEEDLFDKYKDHEADEFGHKKYEPEEIVVKIKEKAPEGDYLSECLKLKEDILQKKKQEEQTIHSLVEAMDKTHVDSEKEPGTSKSKVTQVRKSQTVWKTTTFGHKHMLASVGKFGGVRIWSRTGKLVANCAVPVNSSKAHRSKAPNWPTLLWYKPNCLLVADGKSDLLEINPLVIDAKNKLEWKHVHSLHKRGLYCIASQAPRIQGPTEAHWPVWTVSQDRNLIKFDMKTKNPIATYGSCGGYIYKIEACPYDAGKIAVSVGDGAVRVWQTDTLENDDSKLGPGKLTTHWQNVQGKVLKLAWHPIRENMLAFSTAEARVGIIDTSGKNEKPAKALLPALRGGVYSLCWGDGFNLYACGGGELVIYQADKKDQFPTHVNVVVEGQRWDLSEVQWRARGLVVGSGTGAVAVLSAATPHTLLAVAFPFTKMIYTIDWHPQQISTSNEESPFKNLIAVCSLDKQGDIVILEFCDNEADTKELKKLKTLSAHKAPVHDITWSPHRDAQLLSSSADGTYKVWDVAEGVVSHVLVGPCASALCATWSSFPAQAHAVLTGGSDYSLRLWDIRNYPAEAFDDSQYPQLLLKKDKKKLKDKREMRKKEEYIVEPEEQIAATLDTKVKSSRKYLLPTISRQMNNGKIDGARRVFKNYMAKQEGRVYVPGAHDKQEYDLEYLKIFGSMKDVNDVLDNEMERHLETGNLEPWIILSIFRGHIEDMIQFASQRDMLCPYLLSIAPCVSFKYWKDATQLYLTQIDRLVARGEEERLSENRTYGGPVFRKVATLLSVHDVRGAVAALMDARLYREAYLLCRIRFMDSIAEETLQQWAEAVDYAGNTIQAAVCYLVLGNLKQAVITLSKTNIPDCLALAADLAKVTGQTLFADHIEKKVQIEKLQISANSGTDDTTEDTLQELPLRVELFLVAGNNEGDSESVTNEDSGLDE is encoded by the exons ATGGAAACTATATTGTTACCATCACCGAACTGGTTTCACGTTGCAATACTAGCGGTTAGTAAGGATGGGTGGGTCGTATATGGAGGACCAAATAAAAGTCTTTGTGTTTTGGAACCTCTACAAAAGAATAAGGATTTAACAATAGATGATGACCAATGTTACAAAGCTCACGTTGTCCTCAAAGCGCATCCAGAGAA GATTGTCAGTGTAGATATATCTCCTGACTGGGCCCGGAAAAGATGTTTTATTGCTGGCAGTACAGATGGAAGTGTCAAACAATGGGCTCTAGAAGGTTCAGGCAAGGATATCAAAGTCAAGCCTGTACAGAGCCATGATTTTCACTATCTTGAGAAGGAG GATGTTGCGGGAGTTGGCTACAGCTTGGGATCATTTGCAATAACCGTTGGTAGCTATGGTAATATTGTTAAATGGGATCTGCAATCCAATGTGGTGAAGTCAAACGCCCACTTTCTGAAAAACTTTAGGCCAGTCTGCATGGCGTGTTCCCCACATGTGCCTTTATGTGCGGCCGTGGGGACAAAACAGGGCGTCATATTTGTGCTAGACTTCAGCG GTCCTGGTAAAGTAATGTATAAGGTACGTGGCCAAGATGAAGAAATAGTCAACATTAGTTGGTGTCCAATGCTCAAGGTTACTATTAAGAAAACATATAAAGAATCTCCAGGTGAAGATACATTGAGCTTCACAAGTGATTTTGACACAACTGATATTGAAGTTGCTGATAAAGTAGATAATGTTGAAAACAAAGGCGCACAATCAGTAGCAGCTGCAAATCCTCTAGAAGCATCTGGAGTAATAAAGAACCTTCCAGATGATAGCTTTGATGATGCTGTTGTGGTGGAAGAGGACTTGTTTGATAAGTACAAGGATCATGAGGCAGATGAGTTTGGACACAAGAAATACGAACCAGAAGAAattgtagttaaaataaaagagaaagcTCCAGAAGGAGACTACTTATCTGAATGTTTGAAGCTGAAAGAAGATATATTGCAGAAAAAGAAACAAGAAGAACAAACAATACATTCTTTGGTTGAGGCTATGGATAAAACGCATGTAGATAGTGAGAAGGAACCTGGCACATCCAAGAGTAAAGTGACACAAGTTCGTAAATCTCAGACAGTGTGGAAAACAACCACTTTTGGGCACAAACATATGCTGGCTTCAGTTGGTAAATTTGG GGGAGTACGGATTTGGTCAAGGACTGGTAAATTAGTAGCAAATTGTGCGGTGCCAGTGAACTCTAGCAAGGCTCACAGGAGCAAGGCGCCGAACTGGCCCACGCTGCTGTGGTACAAACCTAACTGCCTTCTAGTAGCTGACGGGAAAAGCGATCTGTTGGAAATCAATCCTCTTGTTATTGATGC taaaaacaagTTAGAATGGAAACATGTGCATTCCTTGCACAAACGTGGGCTGTATTGCATAGCATCGCAGGCGCCTCGAATCCAGGGGCCGACGGAAGCCCACTGGCCAGTGTGGACCGTGTCCCAGGACAGGAATCTTATAAAGTTCGACATGAAAACTAAAAATCCGATTGCTACGTACGGATCTTGTGGCGGGTACATCTATAAGATAGAGGCGTGCCCGTATGACGCTGGCAA AATTGCGGTGAGCGTCGGCGACGGTGCGGTGCGAGTGTGGCAGACGGACACGCTGGAGAACGACGACTCCAAGCTCGGCCCCGGCAAGCTCACCACACACTGGCAGAACGTGCAGGGCAAGGTGCTCAAACTCGCCTGGCATCCAATCAGGGAGAACATGCTGGCGTTCTCCACTGCTGAAGCTAGG GTGGGTATCATCGACACGAGCGGTAAGAACGAGAAGCCGGCGAAGGCGCTGCTGCCCGCGCTGCGCGGCGGCGTCTACTCGCTGTGCTGGGGCGACGGCTTCAACCTCTACGCCTGCGGGGGCGGCGAGCTCGTCATCTACCAGGCCGACAAGAAGGACCAGT TCCCGACGCACGTGAACGTGGTGGTGGAGGGCCAGCGGTGGGACCTGAGCGAGGTGCAGTGGCGCGCGCGCGGGCTGGTGGTGGGCAGCGGCACGGGCGCCGTGGCCGTGCTGTCCGCCGCCACGCCGCACACACTGCTCGCCGTCGCCTTCCCCTTCAC TAAAATGATCTACACGATCGACTGGCACCCGCAGCAAATATCCACTTCTAACGAGGAGTCGCCGTTCAAGAATCTCATCGCTGTGTGTTCCCTAGACAAGCAGGGGGATATTGTCATTTTGGAATTTTGTGACAATGAAG CAGATACGAAAGAGTTGAAGAAGTTGAAGACGCTGTCGGCCCACAAGGCGCCCGTGCACGACATCACCTGGAGCCCACACCGCGACGCGCAGCTGCTGTCCTCGTCGGCTGACGGcacttataag GTGTGGGATGTGGCCGAGGGCGTGGTGTCGCACGTGCTGGTGGGTCCGTGCGCGTCGGCGCTGTGCGCCACGTGGAGTTCGTTCCCGGCGCAGGCGCACGCCGTGCTCACCGGCGGCAGCGACTACTCGCTGCGGCTCTGGGACATTCGCAACTACCCCGCTGAGGCATTCGACG ATTCCCAATACCCTCAACTGCTTCTAAAGAAAGACAAAAAGAAGCTGAAAGATAAGCGAGAAATGAGGAAGAAAGAAGAGTACATAGTAGAGCCAGAGGAGCAGATCGCCGCCACGCTAGACACGAAAGTGAAGTCTTCCAGGAAATATTTGCTTCCAACCATTTCCAGGCAAATGAACAATGGAAAGATTGACGGGGCGCGGCGGGTGTTCAAGAACTACATGGCCAAGCAAGAGGGACGCGTGTACGTGCCAGGGGCCCACGATAAACAAGAATACGActtggaatatttaaaaatatttggcagTATGAAAGACGTCAACGATGTGTTGGATAATGAGA tgGAACGTCACTTGGAGACAGGCAACCTCGAGCCGTGGATCATCCTTTCTATATTCCGCGGCCACATCGAGGACATGATCCAGTTCGCGAGCCAGCGCGACATGCTGTGCCCTTATCTGCTCAGCATAGCGCCCTGTGTCTCATTCaa gtattGGAAGGACGCCACACAGCTATATCTGACTCAAATAGACCGTCTGGTAGCCAGAGGCGAAGAAGAGAGGCTTAGTG AGAACCGTACGTACGGCGGTCCTGTGTTCCGCAAGGTGGCGACGCTGCTGAGCGTGCACGACGTGCGCGGCGCGGTGGCCGCGCTCATGGACGCGCGCCTCTACCGCGAGGCCTATCTGCTCTGCAGGATCAG ATTCATGGACAGTATCGCTGAAGAGACGCTACAGCAGTGGGCAGAAGCAGTTGACTATGCAGGAAATACCATTCAGGCAGCTGTTTG TTACCTGGTGCTTGGAAATTTAAAACAGGCGGTAATAACTCTCAGCAAGACAAACATCCCAGATTGTTTAGCCCTAGCAGCCGACTTAGCTAAAGTGACCGGCCAGACCCTGTTTGCAGACCACATTGAGAAGAAAGTGCAAATTGAGAAACTTCAAATAAGTGCAAATTCAGGAACCGATGATACCACTGAGGACACACTGCAAGAGTTGCCATTAAGGGTTGAACTATTCTTGGTTGCTGGCAATAATGAGGGTGACAGTGAATCTGTCACTAATGAGGACTCCGGTCTTGATGAATAG